In Xiphophorus maculatus strain JP 163 A chromosome 15, X_maculatus-5.0-male, whole genome shotgun sequence, the following are encoded in one genomic region:
- the LOC102220348 gene encoding ADP-ribosylation factor 6, with product MGKMLSKIFGNKEMRILMLGLDAAGKTTILYKLKLGQSVTTIPTVGFNVETVTYKNVKFNVWDVGGQDKIRPLWRHYYTGTQGLIFVVDCADRDRIDEARQELHRIINDREMRDAIILIFANKQDLPDAMKPHEIQEKLGLTRIRDRNWYVQPSCATTGDGLYEGLTWLTSNYKS from the coding sequence ATGGGGAAGATGCTGTCAAAGATCTTTGGCAACAAGGAGATGAGAATATTGATGCTTGGACTTGACGCTGCCGGGAAAACCACCATCCTGTACAAGCTGAAACTGGGACAGTCGGTCACCACCATCCCCACGGTGGGGTTCAACGTGGAAACCGTCACCTACAAGAACGTCAAGTTCAACGTGTGGGACGTGGGCGGCCAGGACAAGATCCGGCCCCTCTGGAGACATTACTACACGGGCACGCAGGGCCTGATCTTTGTGGTGGACTGCGCCGACAGGGACCGGATCGACGAGGCCAGGCAGGAGCTCCACCGGATCATCAACGACCGGGAGATGAGGGACGCCATCATCCTGATCTTCGCCAACAAGCAGGACCTGCCGGACGCCATGAAGCCCCACGAGATCCAGGAGAAGCTGGGCCTGACCCGGATCCGGGATAGGAATTGGTACGTTCAGCCCTCGTGCGCGACGACAGGGGATGGACTATATGAGGGCCTGACCTGGCTTACCTCAAATTACAAATCCTAA